A stretch of the uncultured Desulfovibrio sp. genome encodes the following:
- the aspA gene encoding aspartate ammonia-lyase, producing MKTRVEHDFLGEMKIPANAYYGVQTMRAVQNFSISGRTISQCPSLIRALAYVKKAAALANAELGALPANISKAICAACDELLAGKLHDQFPVDTIQGGAGTSTNMNANEVIANRALEIMGHEKGDYQYCHPNNHVNCSQSTNDAYPTAFRLALYAELTNLMEHMRYIQGCFARKGVEFADVVKMGRTQLQDAVPMTLGQEFSAYATTIGEDILRVEKNRKLLLEINLGATAIGTGINAPSDYSRIVCNHLSNLIGLNVVTSDNLIEATWDTGSYVQISGVLKRFAVKLSKICNDLRLLSSGPRTGINEINLPRRQPGSSIMPGKVNPVIPEVINQICFDVIGKDMTVTMAAEAGQLELNVMEPIIAHTLFLAVERLGIGCRTLGEKCVEGITANRERCLELVINSIGIVTNLVPVIGYEKSAAIAKEALDTNKSVSEVALAHGVMTAEQLEKLLSPESMTRPSRAHL from the coding sequence ATGAAAACGCGTGTAGAACACGATTTTCTTGGCGAAATGAAAATTCCTGCCAATGCCTATTATGGCGTGCAAACCATGCGGGCCGTGCAGAATTTTAGCATTTCTGGCCGCACAATTTCCCAATGCCCTTCGCTGATAAGGGCTTTGGCTTACGTAAAAAAGGCTGCGGCCCTTGCCAATGCGGAACTGGGCGCATTGCCTGCAAACATAAGCAAGGCCATCTGCGCTGCGTGCGATGAACTGCTGGCGGGCAAACTGCATGACCAGTTTCCGGTGGATACCATTCAGGGTGGGGCAGGTACCTCTACCAATATGAACGCCAATGAGGTCATTGCCAATCGCGCCCTGGAAATCATGGGTCATGAAAAGGGCGATTACCAGTATTGCCACCCCAACAACCACGTCAATTGTTCCCAATCCACCAACGATGCCTACCCAACAGCCTTCAGGCTGGCTCTGTATGCCGAGCTTACCAACCTCATGGAGCACATGCGGTATATTCAGGGCTGCTTTGCGCGCAAAGGCGTGGAATTTGCCGATGTGGTAAAGATGGGCCGCACCCAGTTGCAGGACGCCGTGCCCATGACGCTGGGCCAGGAATTTTCGGCCTACGCAACTACCATCGGCGAAGACATTTTGCGCGTTGAAAAAAACCGTAAACTGCTTCTTGAGATTAACCTTGGGGCCACGGCCATCGGCACCGGCATCAATGCGCCTTCAGATTATTCGCGCATTGTCTGCAACCATCTCAGCAATCTTATCGGGCTTAATGTGGTGACGTCAGACAACTTGATTGAAGCCACATGGGACACAGGCAGCTATGTGCAGATTTCTGGAGTACTCAAGCGTTTTGCCGTCAAACTTTCAAAAATCTGCAATGATCTTCGACTGCTGTCTTCCGGCCCGCGCACGGGCATTAACGAGATAAACCTGCCGCGCCGTCAGCCGGGTTCCTCCATCATGCCCGGCAAGGTCAACCCCGTCATTCCCGAGGTGATCAACCAAATATGCTTTGACGTCATTGGCAAGGACATGACTGTAACCATGGCCGCAGAGGCGGGGCAACTTGAACTGAATGTCATGGAGCCGATAATTGCCCACACGCTTTTTTTGGCGGTGGAACGCCTGGGCATCGGATGCAGGACGCTTGGGGAAAAATGTGTGGAAGGTATTACCGCCAACAGGGAACGCTGCCTGGAACTCGTAATCAATTCCATCGGCATCGTGACCAATCTTGTGCCGGTTATCGGTTACGAAAAATCGGCGGCAATCGCCAAAGAAGCTTTGGACACCAATAAATCCGTTTCTGAAGTGGCGCTTGCGCATGGCGTGATGACTGCGGAACAACTAGAGAAACTGCTTTCGCCCGAAAGCATGACCCGCCCAAGCCGCGCGCACCTGTAA
- the mgtA gene encoding magnesium-translocating P-type ATPase encodes MIVANASGTPYWSLPEDELFQELESSLGGLSESEAKKRKAVFGANTLAAAKKQSGFMLFLSQFNSPITLTLLAAAALSFALDDRPDAMIIAIIVLISCSLGYWQERTAGKAISQLLSLVQIRAIALRDGQKVEQSTSELVPGDVIILGAGDVVPADCVILESDGLFIDEAAFTGETFPVEKAVAVLPANTPLAKRINYIYMGSHVVSGAARALVVQTGEATEFGHINKTLSQKAPETSFTIGIRKFGYMLMQITLVMVVLLFGINVLLHKPVMDSLLFTLAIAVGLTPQLLPVIITVNFSQGAKRMAQKRVIVKRLSSIENFGNMNVLCSDKTGTLTEGKVRVSQWLDCFGKESLKVLLMAKVNASLQQGYKNLIDEAVMALPAEGADRYSRLDEIPYDFIRKRLSVLVACEGQEARLISKGAIKNILGVCTHAIDKNGTVVPLSESMPSIQKLYEDLSSKGVRTLGVAYKDCGNTSSVSMADEIGMIFGGIITLFDPIKPGIWETIHELNEYGVELKIITGDNILIAKHMSEEVGLGNAIILTGSEMKNMSDAALLNQVVQTNVFAEIEPNQKGRIIAALKRMGKTVGYMGDGINDVSAIHIADVGLSVNTAVDAAKEAADMVLLDHDLAVLVEGVKEGRRTFANTQKYILMATSANFGNMFSMAGASLFMPFLPLLPTQILLTNLMTDFPSMAISTDAVDAEWIRSPHKWDTRFIKRFMLAFGILSSVFDYMTFGVLLYLFHAKEQEFHTGWFIESVVSATLIVLIVRSQKPFFKSKPSPCLAIASVLVAALVIIIPSTPLAELFGFTPVSLLLYGVILSIVALYILSAELMKRWFYRELSMRTGLDA; translated from the coding sequence ATGATCGTTGCGAATGCATCAGGAACACCATACTGGTCATTGCCCGAAGATGAACTTTTCCAGGAACTCGAATCGTCTCTTGGCGGTCTGTCGGAGAGCGAGGCCAAAAAACGAAAAGCCGTCTTTGGAGCCAACACTCTGGCTGCCGCAAAAAAACAATCCGGGTTTATGCTGTTCCTGAGCCAATTCAACAGCCCCATAACCCTCACCCTGCTCGCGGCAGCGGCACTATCCTTTGCCTTGGACGACAGGCCGGACGCCATGATCATCGCAATTATTGTCCTGATCAGCTGCTCACTGGGGTACTGGCAAGAAAGAACGGCTGGCAAGGCAATTTCGCAATTGCTTAGTCTGGTCCAAATCAGGGCCATTGCATTGCGAGATGGGCAAAAGGTCGAACAGTCCACGTCTGAGCTGGTTCCGGGAGACGTTATCATCCTTGGGGCGGGAGATGTTGTTCCTGCGGACTGTGTTATCTTGGAATCAGACGGCCTGTTCATCGACGAGGCGGCCTTTACAGGAGAAACCTTTCCGGTCGAGAAAGCTGTTGCCGTATTGCCTGCCAACACCCCTTTGGCCAAACGGATAAACTACATCTATATGGGATCGCACGTTGTCAGTGGGGCGGCGCGGGCTTTGGTAGTGCAAACAGGAGAAGCAACGGAATTCGGCCACATCAACAAAACGCTCAGCCAGAAGGCCCCGGAAACTTCGTTCACCATAGGTATCCGTAAATTCGGGTACATGTTGATGCAGATTACTCTTGTCATGGTGGTCTTGCTTTTCGGCATAAATGTTCTGCTGCACAAGCCCGTTATGGACTCCCTGCTGTTCACGCTGGCCATCGCCGTGGGGCTCACCCCCCAGCTTTTGCCCGTCATTATTACGGTAAACTTTTCGCAGGGCGCAAAGCGCATGGCGCAGAAGAGAGTCATCGTCAAGCGCCTGAGTTCCATTGAAAATTTTGGCAATATGAATGTGCTGTGCTCCGACAAAACGGGTACGCTGACTGAAGGAAAGGTGCGGGTGAGCCAATGGCTCGATTGCTTTGGCAAAGAAAGCCTCAAGGTGCTTTTGATGGCCAAGGTCAACGCTTCCTTGCAGCAGGGATACAAAAATCTCATTGATGAGGCGGTGATGGCGCTTCCGGCTGAAGGAGCCGACCGCTATTCTCGCCTGGATGAGATTCCGTACGATTTCATCCGCAAAAGGCTCAGCGTGCTGGTGGCCTGCGAGGGGCAAGAGGCACGGTTGATAAGCAAAGGCGCCATTAAAAATATATTGGGCGTCTGCACTCATGCCATTGACAAGAACGGAACCGTGGTTCCTCTCTCGGAGTCCATGCCGTCCATCCAAAAACTATATGAAGACTTAAGCTCAAAAGGTGTAAGAACTTTAGGAGTCGCGTACAAGGACTGTGGCAACACATCATCTGTTTCTATGGCGGACGAAATAGGTATGATTTTTGGCGGTATCATCACCCTGTTTGATCCAATTAAACCGGGTATATGGGAAACTATACATGAGTTAAACGAATATGGCGTTGAGTTGAAGATCATCACAGGAGACAACATACTGATCGCAAAGCATATGAGTGAAGAGGTGGGCCTTGGCAACGCGATCATACTGACTGGCTCGGAAATGAAGAACATGAGCGATGCGGCTTTACTCAATCAGGTGGTGCAGACAAACGTATTTGCGGAAATTGAACCGAACCAGAAGGGACGCATTATCGCGGCTCTTAAAAGGATGGGGAAGACGGTTGGCTATATGGGAGACGGTATCAACGACGTCTCCGCCATCCACATTGCTGACGTGGGGTTATCTGTCAATACTGCTGTTGACGCGGCAAAGGAAGCCGCCGACATGGTTCTGCTCGACCATGATCTGGCAGTGCTGGTTGAAGGGGTGAAAGAAGGACGGCGCACTTTTGCCAACACACAAAAATACATTCTTATGGCCACCAGCGCCAATTTTGGGAACATGTTCAGTATGGCCGGAGCATCTTTGTTTATGCCATTTCTGCCGCTGCTGCCCACGCAGATACTGTTGACGAACCTCATGACGGATTTTCCGTCTATGGCCATCTCGACCGACGCCGTCGATGCCGAGTGGATACGCTCTCCCCATAAATGGGACACTAGGTTCATCAAGCGATTCATGCTCGCATTTGGTATTCTGAGTTCCGTCTTTGACTATATGACATTCGGTGTTCTGCTTTATTTATTCCACGCCAAGGAGCAGGAATTCCACACAGGATGGTTTATCGAATCAGTTGTTTCCGCAACGCTCATCGTTCTGATTGTCCGGTCACAAAAGCCATTTTTCAAAAGCAAACCGAGCCCGTGCTTGGCGATTGCATCTGTGTTAGTCGCTGCGCTCGTCATTATCATTCCGAGCACTCCATTGGCTGAATTATTTGGATTCACTCCCGTTTCATTGCTGCTGTATGGTGTGATCCTGTCAATTGTCGCTTTGTACATCCTTTCAGCAGAATTGATGAAGAGGTGGTTTTATAGAGAGCTTTCAATGCGAACAGGTTTGGATGCCTGA
- a CDS encoding integrase core domain-containing protein — MQIALTSSVKPMDNGYIESSNGTLRDEYLNQTYFSLYDACNTVEPRRQETTNGDRTVHWAG, encoded by the coding sequence GTGCAGATAGCGCTTACTAGTTCGGTCAAGCCCATGGATAATGGGTACATTGAAAGCTCTAACGGAACGCTGCGGGATGAGTATTTAAATCAAACGTATTTTTCCCTGTACGATGCCTGTAATACGGTTGAGCCCAGGCGGCAGGAGACAACCAACGGCGACCGCACAGTTCATTGGGCAGGCTAA